The following proteins are co-located in the Vigna angularis cultivar LongXiaoDou No.4 chromosome 2, ASM1680809v1, whole genome shotgun sequence genome:
- the LOC108328473 gene encoding CASP-like protein 1E1, whose product MHLQPPHLSHSYIVSLLILYLITFLQHKSSSFKLHILTPFCFFTAPPDPAMSSHTKTNLDGVHSDVKVVERPTKERSHDLFLRFLGLSLTLVATILVGVDNQTKVISYAEMKFRATAKWEYISAMVFFVVSNAIACSYAAASLVITVMARSSGTKKSDLTDLVITALDLVLMALLFSANGAACAVGIIAQKGNKHLQWMKVCDVFDAYCRHMTAALVLSIIGSTVFLLLVLHSVLKLHYRSRS is encoded by the exons ATGCATCTCCAACCTCCCCACCTTTCTCATTCATACATCGTCtccttattaatattatatctcATAACATTCCTACAacacaaatcttcttccttTAAATTACACATTCTTACACCATTTTGCTTTTTCACAGCACCACCAGATCCAGCTATGAGCAGCCACACCAAGACCAACCTCGATGGAGTGCACTCTGATGTCAAGGTGGTCGAAAGGCCAACCAAAGAAAGATCCCACGATCTGTTCCTGCGCTTTCTTGGCCTCTCACTCACTCTTGTTGCAACCATCCTTGTTGGTGTAGACAATCAGACCAAAGTCATCTCCTACGCTGAAATGAAATTCAGAGCCACTGCTAAGTGGGAATATATATCTGCTATGGT GTTTTTTGTGGTGTCAAACGCAATAGCATGCTCATATGCAGCTGCATCATTGGTGATAACAGTGATGGCAAGAAGCAGTGGAACAAAAAAAAGCGATTTGACAGATTTGGTGATAACAGCTTTAGACCTTGTGTTGATGGCACTTTTGTTCTCAGCCAATGGTGCAGCTTGTGCAGTGGGAATCATAGCGCAGAAGGGTAACAAGCACTTGCAATGGATGAAAGTGTGCGATGTCTTTGATGCTTATTGTCGCCACATGACAGCTGCATTGGTCCTCTCCATTATTGGGTCCACCGTGTTTCTCTTACTGGTGCTGCATTCTGTTCTCAAACTCCATTACAGATCAAGAAGCTAG